The Mesorhizobium sp. NBSH29 genome has a segment encoding these proteins:
- the rho gene encoding transcription termination factor Rho: MQEMKLQELKSKKPPELIAYAETLEVENASVLRKQELMFAILKQLAAQDVEIIGEGVVEVLQDGFGFLRSANANYLPGPDDIYISPSQIRRFSLKTGDTVEGPIRGPKEGERYFALLKVNTINFEDPEKIRHKIHFDNLTPLYPDERLRMEVENPTTKDLSARVIDLVAPLGKGQRGLIVAPPRTGKTVLLQNIAHSITSNHPECYLIVLLIDERPEEVTDMQRSVKGEVVSSTFDEPATRHVQVAEMVIEKAKRLVEHGRDVVILLDSITRLGRAYNTVVPSSGKVLTGGVDANALQRPKRFFGAARNIEEGGSLTIIATALIDTGSRMDEVIFEEFKGTGNSEIVLDRKVADKRIFPSMDILKSGTRKEDLLIARQDLQKIFVLRRILAPMGTTDAIEFLIDKLKQTKANTDFFDSMNT; encoded by the coding sequence ATGCAGGAAATGAAACTCCAAGAGCTCAAGAGCAAAAAACCGCCAGAGCTCATCGCTTATGCCGAAACGCTTGAGGTTGAGAACGCCAGCGTGCTGCGCAAGCAGGAACTGATGTTCGCGATTCTAAAGCAGTTGGCTGCACAGGATGTTGAGATCATTGGCGAAGGCGTCGTGGAAGTGCTGCAGGACGGCTTTGGTTTCCTTCGCTCTGCGAATGCCAACTACTTGCCAGGTCCGGATGACATTTATATCTCGCCATCCCAAATTAGGCGCTTCTCGTTAAAAACCGGCGATACAGTCGAGGGGCCGATCCGAGGTCCTAAAGAAGGAGAGCGCTATTTTGCGCTCCTCAAAGTCAATACGATCAACTTTGAAGATCCGGAGAAAATCCGCCACAAGATCCACTTCGACAATCTGACGCCGCTCTACCCCGATGAGCGACTGCGTATGGAAGTTGAAAACCCCACCACCAAGGATCTATCAGCCCGTGTGATTGATCTGGTTGCGCCGCTTGGTAAGGGCCAACGCGGCCTGATCGTAGCGCCGCCACGCACCGGTAAGACCGTGCTGTTGCAAAACATCGCGCATTCGATCACCTCGAATCACCCTGAGTGCTACCTGATTGTTCTACTGATCGACGAACGTCCGGAAGAAGTCACCGACATGCAGCGGTCGGTGAAGGGCGAAGTCGTTTCCTCGACCTTTGATGAGCCGGCAACACGTCATGTGCAGGTCGCCGAGATGGTCATCGAGAAGGCCAAGCGGCTGGTTGAGCATGGGCGCGACGTCGTCATCCTGCTTGATTCGATCACGCGGCTTGGTCGTGCCTACAATACGGTTGTACCGTCATCAGGCAAGGTGTTGACCGGTGGTGTCGATGCAAATGCGCTGCAGCGACCGAAACGCTTCTTCGGTGCCGCTCGTAATATAGAGGAAGGTGGTTCACTGACTATCATCGCGACCGCGCTGATTGATACAGGAAGCCGTATGGATGAAGTGATTTTTGAAGAGTTTAAGGGCACCGGTAACTCTGAAATCGTTCTTGACCGCAAGGTGGCAGACAAGCGTATTTTCCCGTCGATGGATATTCTGAAGTCTGGCACGCGCAAGGAAGACCTTCTTATCGCACGTCAGGATTTGCAGAAGATTTTCGTTCTGCGTCGTATTCTAGCACCTATGGGCACAACCGATGCTATTGAGTTCCTTATCGACAAGCTCAAGCAAACGAAGGCCAACACGGACTTCTTCGATTCGATGAACACCTGA
- the hemJ gene encoding protoporphyrinogen oxidase HemJ has translation MENFYPWAKAIHVIAVISWMAGMLYLPRLFVYHTDAEPGSAQSETFKVMERRLLRAIINPAMFVTWVFGLWLAWKGFGFSGAWLHAKIALVLMMSAVHGYLSAAVRAFAEDRNGKSARHWRFVNEVPTLLMVVIVVLVVVKPF, from the coding sequence ATGGAGAATTTTTATCCGTGGGCCAAGGCGATCCACGTCATTGCTGTGATCTCATGGATGGCGGGCATGCTTTATCTACCCCGCCTTTTTGTGTATCACACCGATGCCGAACCCGGATCTGCGCAATCTGAGACGTTCAAGGTGATGGAACGACGTCTTCTGCGTGCAATTATCAATCCCGCGATGTTTGTCACTTGGGTGTTTGGTCTGTGGCTCGCATGGAAGGGCTTTGGGTTTAGCGGGGCATGGCTTCATGCCAAGATTGCACTGGTACTGATGATGTCGGCGGTGCACGGATATCTGTCTGCTGCAGTTCGCGCATTTGCTGAGGACAGGAATGGAAAATCTGCGCGGCACTGGCGGTTCGTCAACGAAGTACCCACTTTGTTAATGGTTGTGATCGTCGTTCTGGTAGTTGTGAAACCGTTCTGA